Proteins found in one Bordetella genomosp. 9 genomic segment:
- the metE gene encoding 5-methyltetrahydropteroyltriglutamate--homocysteine S-methyltransferase has protein sequence MTTIHNLGFPRIGAQRELKRAVEAYWAGKSSLAELEETGRALRARHWKVQADAGVNLIPVGDFAWYDHVLEWTTLLGAVPARFGQQDAAPVALDTLFRMGRGRAPTGTPAAACEMTKWFDTNYHYIVPELTPAQTFRIARESLFEQIREAQQAGHRVKPVIPGPLTWLWLGKGDAYTGPGDVAKLDLLAGLIPVYIEVLRRIAELGVEWVQIDEPILALDLPAAWRDAYAASYARLSGGALKLLVATYFDGLQDNLATAAALPVAGLHVDLVRAPEQLAPLLEVIGTKILSAGVVNGRNIWRTDLDLTLKALAPAKAALGDQLWIAPSCSLLHVPVDLAHETELDDELKSWLSFAVQKLDEVRTLALALDGSEEPAVREALRVQRAALADRARSPRIHNPAVAQRMAGAAQVRRDRTPFAQRIVQQQEKLRLPAFPTTTIGSFPQTAEIRALRRDWKAGALGDSAYEKAIRKEIESVIRFQEKVGLDVLVHGEPERNDMVEYFGELLAGFAFTRNGWVQSYGSRCVKPPIIFGDVARPAPMTVAWSSYAQSLTDKPVKGMLTGPVTILQWSFVRDDQPREQTCRQLALALRDEVVDLEKAGIRVIQIDEPAIREGLPLRRADWQAYLDWAVDCFRLSTGGVREDTQIHTHMCYAEFNDIIESIASMDADVITIETSRSNMELLKAFEEFRYPNDIGPGVYDIHSPNVPDVDWMVGLMRKAGGRLPKERLWVNPDCGLKTRAWPETEAALVSMVDAARQLRAQA, from the coding sequence ATGACTACGATTCATAATCTGGGATTCCCGCGCATTGGTGCGCAGCGGGAACTGAAGCGCGCGGTGGAAGCGTACTGGGCCGGCAAGTCGTCGCTGGCGGAGCTCGAGGAAACCGGCCGGGCCTTGCGCGCGCGGCATTGGAAGGTCCAGGCCGACGCGGGCGTGAACCTGATTCCGGTGGGCGATTTCGCGTGGTACGACCATGTGCTGGAATGGACCACCTTGCTGGGCGCCGTGCCGGCCCGTTTCGGCCAGCAGGACGCCGCCCCGGTCGCCCTGGATACCTTGTTCCGCATGGGGCGGGGCCGCGCGCCGACCGGCACGCCGGCCGCCGCGTGCGAAATGACCAAGTGGTTCGATACCAACTACCACTACATCGTGCCGGAGCTGACGCCGGCGCAGACCTTCCGCATCGCCCGCGAATCCCTGTTCGAACAGATCCGCGAAGCCCAGCAGGCCGGCCATCGCGTCAAGCCGGTCATTCCGGGCCCGCTGACCTGGCTGTGGCTGGGCAAGGGTGACGCGTACACCGGCCCGGGCGACGTCGCCAAGCTGGATCTGCTGGCGGGACTGATCCCGGTCTATATCGAAGTCCTGCGCCGCATCGCCGAACTGGGCGTCGAGTGGGTGCAGATCGACGAGCCCATCCTGGCGCTGGACCTGCCGGCCGCCTGGCGAGATGCCTACGCGGCCAGCTATGCGCGCCTGTCGGGCGGCGCCTTGAAATTGCTGGTGGCGACGTATTTCGACGGCCTCCAGGACAACCTGGCCACGGCCGCCGCGCTGCCGGTCGCCGGCCTGCACGTCGATCTGGTGCGTGCGCCGGAGCAACTGGCGCCGCTGCTCGAGGTCATCGGCACCAAGATACTGTCGGCAGGCGTCGTCAACGGGCGCAACATCTGGCGCACCGACCTGGATCTCACGCTGAAGGCCCTGGCGCCCGCCAAGGCCGCGCTGGGCGACCAGCTCTGGATCGCGCCTTCCTGCTCGCTGCTGCACGTGCCGGTGGATCTTGCCCATGAAACCGAATTGGACGACGAGCTGAAGAGCTGGCTGTCCTTTGCCGTGCAGAAGCTGGACGAGGTCCGCACGCTGGCGCTCGCCCTGGACGGCAGCGAGGAACCGGCGGTGCGGGAAGCCCTGCGGGTGCAACGGGCCGCGCTGGCCGATCGGGCGCGTTCGCCGCGCATCCATAATCCGGCCGTCGCCCAGCGCATGGCCGGGGCCGCGCAGGTGCGGCGCGACCGGACGCCGTTCGCGCAACGCATCGTCCAACAACAGGAGAAGCTGCGCCTGCCGGCGTTCCCCACCACCACGATCGGCTCCTTCCCGCAGACCGCGGAAATCCGCGCGTTGCGGCGCGACTGGAAGGCCGGGGCGCTGGGCGATTCCGCCTACGAGAAGGCGATCCGCAAGGAAATCGAATCCGTCATCCGGTTCCAGGAGAAAGTCGGCCTGGACGTGCTGGTGCACGGCGAGCCCGAACGCAACGACATGGTGGAGTACTTCGGCGAACTGCTGGCCGGCTTCGCCTTCACCCGGAATGGGTGGGTACAGAGCTATGGGTCGCGCTGCGTCAAGCCGCCCATCATTTTCGGCGACGTCGCGCGCCCGGCGCCCATGACGGTGGCCTGGTCGTCCTATGCGCAGTCGCTGACGGACAAGCCGGTAAAGGGCATGCTGACCGGGCCGGTGACCATCCTGCAATGGTCGTTCGTGCGCGACGACCAGCCCCGCGAACAGACCTGCCGGCAGTTGGCGCTGGCGCTGCGCGACGAGGTCGTCGACCTGGAAAAAGCCGGCATCCGCGTCATCCAGATCGATGAACCGGCGATCCGGGAAGGCCTGCCGCTGCGGCGCGCCGACTGGCAGGCCTACCTGGACTGGGCGGTGGATTGCTTCCGCCTGTCCACCGGCGGGGTGCGGGAAGACACGCAGATCCATACGCATATGTGCTACGCGGAGTTCAACGACATTATCGAATCCATCGCCTCGATGGACGCCGACGTCATCACCATCGAGACCTCCCGTTCCAATATGGAACTGCTCAAGGCCTTCGAGGAATTCCGCTACCCGAACGATATCGGCCCGGGCGTCTATGACATCCATTCGCCCAACGTGCCGGACGTCGACTGGATGGTCGGCCTGATGCGCAAGGCCGGCG
- a CDS encoding LysR family transcriptional regulator → MLEIRHLETLAAIRDGGSLQEAAERLHLTQSALSHQLRELESRLGTPLLNRRTRPARLTTAGLRVLALADDILPRLRATERELQRLAAGRTGRLHLAIECHSCFQWLMPAMDAFRVQWPEVALDLSAAFSFAPFPALLRGDLDLVITSDPQTSEAIEYVPLFGYELVLAVSEANPLATQRYVQPEQLADQTLITYPVDRQRLDVFTAFLDPADVEPATIRKAELTPIIAQLVASNRGVAALPNWALTEYLGQGWLKVCRLGPQGVWRTLYAAVRNEDADAPFIKDFLTIARDVCFRTLAGIKSAGHAPAQSSSRSSPRTR, encoded by the coding sequence ATGCTCGAAATACGCCATCTGGAAACCCTGGCCGCCATCCGCGACGGAGGCAGCCTGCAGGAAGCCGCCGAACGGCTGCACCTGACGCAATCCGCCCTGTCGCATCAGCTGCGCGAACTGGAATCCCGGCTGGGAACGCCGCTGTTGAACCGCAGGACGCGGCCGGCCCGCCTGACGACGGCCGGGCTGCGCGTACTGGCGCTGGCGGACGACATCCTGCCCAGGCTGCGCGCCACCGAGCGCGAACTGCAGCGCCTGGCGGCCGGACGTACGGGCCGCCTGCATCTGGCGATCGAATGCCATTCCTGCTTCCAGTGGCTGATGCCTGCCATGGACGCATTCCGCGTCCAGTGGCCGGAAGTCGCCCTGGACCTGTCCGCCGCGTTTTCCTTCGCGCCCTTTCCGGCCCTGCTGCGCGGCGATCTGGATCTGGTAATTACGTCGGATCCGCAGACGTCGGAAGCCATCGAATACGTGCCGCTGTTCGGCTACGAGCTGGTGCTGGCGGTATCGGAAGCCAATCCTCTCGCGACCCAGCGCTACGTCCAGCCCGAGCAGTTGGCGGACCAGACGCTGATCACGTATCCGGTCGATCGGCAGCGCCTCGATGTCTTTACCGCGTTTCTCGATCCTGCCGATGTCGAGCCCGCGACGATACGCAAGGCGGAACTGACGCCCATCATCGCGCAGCTGGTGGCCAGCAATCGCGGCGTGGCCGCCTTGCCGAATTGGGCCTTGACGGAATACCTGGGACAGGGATGGTTGAAGGTGTGCCGCCTGGGGCCGCAAGGCGTCTGGCGCACGCTTTACGCGGCCGTACGCAACGAGGACGCGGACGCGCCGTTCATCAAGGATTTCCTGACGATCGCCAGGGATGTGTGCTTCCGCACCCTGGCCGGAATCAAATCAGCAGGCCACGCACCGGCTCAATCGTCGTCACGGTCATCACCCAGGACGCGGTGA
- the recA gene encoding recombinase RecA, translating into MDDKTSKAAASEKAKALAAALSQIEKQFGKGSIMRYGDNEVEHDIQVVSTGSLGLDIALGVGGLPRGRVVEIYGPESSGKTTLTLQVIAEMQKIGGTCAFVDAEHALDVQYAAKLGVNLTDLLISQPDTGEQALEITDALVRSGSVDLIVIDSVAALVPKAEIEGEMGDSLPGLQARLMSQALRKLTATIKRTNCMVIFINQIRMKIGVMFGNPETTTGGNALKFYSSVRLDIRRIGSIKKGEEVVGNETRVKVVKNKVSPPFKQAEFDIMYGSGISREGEIIDLGVQAGIVDKSGAWYSYNGDRIGQGKDNVREYLKEHRDMALEIENRVRENQGIVSRANTFAASEAEED; encoded by the coding sequence ATGGACGATAAAACCAGCAAGGCAGCCGCCTCGGAAAAAGCCAAGGCGCTCGCCGCCGCGCTATCGCAGATCGAAAAGCAGTTCGGCAAGGGCTCGATCATGCGGTATGGCGACAACGAGGTCGAGCACGACATCCAGGTGGTGTCCACGGGCTCGCTGGGCCTGGACATCGCGCTGGGCGTCGGCGGCCTGCCGCGCGGTCGCGTCGTCGAAATCTACGGTCCGGAATCCTCGGGCAAGACCACCCTGACGCTGCAGGTCATCGCCGAAATGCAGAAGATCGGCGGCACCTGCGCCTTCGTCGACGCGGAACATGCCCTGGACGTGCAGTACGCCGCCAAGCTGGGCGTCAACCTGACCGACCTGCTGATTTCCCAGCCCGATACCGGCGAGCAGGCACTGGAAATCACCGACGCCCTGGTGCGCTCGGGCTCGGTGGACCTGATCGTCATCGACTCGGTCGCCGCCCTGGTGCCCAAGGCCGAAATCGAAGGCGAAATGGGCGATTCCCTGCCCGGCCTGCAGGCCCGCCTGATGAGCCAGGCGCTGCGCAAGCTGACCGCCACCATCAAGCGCACCAACTGCATGGTCATCTTCATCAACCAGATCCGGATGAAGATCGGCGTCATGTTCGGCAACCCGGAAACCACCACCGGCGGCAACGCGCTGAAGTTCTATTCCTCGGTGCGCCTGGATATCCGCCGCATCGGCTCCATCAAGAAGGGCGAGGAAGTCGTCGGCAACGAAACCCGCGTCAAGGTCGTCAAGAACAAGGTGTCGCCGCCTTTCAAGCAGGCCGAATTCGACATCATGTATGGCAGCGGCATCTCGCGCGAAGGCGAAATCATCGACCTCGGGGTGCAGGCCGGCATCGTCGACAAGTCCGGCGCCTGGTATAGCTACAACGGCGATCGCATCGGGCAGGGCAAGGACAATGTCCGCGAGTACCTGAAGGAACATCGCGACATGGCGCTGGAAATCGAAAACCGCGTCCGCGAAAACCAGGGTATCGTCAGCCGCGCCAACACGTTCGCCGCGAGCGAAGCCGAAGAGGACTAA
- the recX gene encoding recombination regulator RecX: protein MGDRVAEKRGPSLRARAVAYLSRREYARTELARKLGAHTDDPAALDALLDDLEREGWLSTRRFAESLVHRRAERQGAARIVQELRQHGVDEAQIGELRNGLKATEYERALAVWSKRFGERPTDRTAYAKQARFLAARGFAHDVIHRVLGDDRDDD from the coding sequence GTGGGCGACCGTGTCGCGGAAAAGCGTGGCCCTTCACTCAGGGCTCGCGCGGTCGCCTATCTGTCGCGTCGCGAATACGCCCGCACCGAGCTTGCGCGCAAGCTCGGTGCGCACACCGACGATCCGGCGGCGCTGGACGCGCTGCTGGATGACCTGGAGCGGGAAGGCTGGCTATCCACCCGGCGCTTTGCCGAAAGCCTGGTGCATCGCCGCGCCGAACGCCAGGGGGCGGCGCGGATCGTCCAGGAACTGCGCCAGCACGGTGTGGATGAAGCCCAGATCGGCGAATTGCGTAATGGCCTGAAAGCCACGGAATACGAACGCGCGCTGGCGGTGTGGAGCAAGCGCTTCGGCGAGCGGCCCACCGACCGCACCGCCTACGCCAAGCAGGCGCGTTTCCTGGCGGCGCGCGGCTTCGCGCATGACGTCATTCACCGCGTCCTGGGTGATGACCGTGACGACGATTGA